One window of Cucurbita pepo subsp. pepo cultivar mu-cu-16 chromosome LG19, ASM280686v2, whole genome shotgun sequence genomic DNA carries:
- the LOC111782048 gene encoding pentatricopeptide repeat-containing protein At3g09060-like isoform X1 gives MVELPKVLSPRLVLKLLKAEKNPNSALALFDSASQHPGYAHSPFVFQHILRRLIDPKLVVHVGRIVELIQAQRCICSEDVALTAIKAYTKCSMPDDALHLFQRMVDIFGCKPGIRSYNSMLNAFIESNQWSRAELFFTYFQTVGMSPNLQTYNILIKISCKKKQFEKAKRLLNWISEKGLSPNVFSYGTLINALAKSGNLSDALNLFDEMSERGVNPDVMCYNILIDGFFRKGDFVKASEVWERLLRESSVYPSVATYNIMINGLCKLGKFDESMEIWNRMKKNKRSLDLFTYCSMIHGLSKAGNFDAAERVFQEMVDVGLSPDVTTYNTMLSALFQAGKLSKCFELWELMSKNNCCNIVSYNIFIQGLFGNKKVEEAICNWQLLHERGFTADSTTYGLLIHGLCKNGYLNKALRILKEAENEGADLDIFAYSSMIDGLCKEARLDQAVELVHQMNTHKHKLNSYVFNSLINGYVRASKLEEAIFLLREMSKKGCSPTVVSYNTLINGLCKAERFSDAYLFLKEMLEKGLKPDMITYSLLIDGLCRGDKLDMALNLWHQCIDKGLKPDVTIHNIIIHGLCTARKVDVALKFFTEMAQVNCVPDLVTHNTIMEGLYKVGDCVEALKIWDRILEEGLQPDILSYNITFKGLCSCARVSDAIGFLYDALKHGVLPTAPTWDILVRAVVDDRPLMEYALVSESRT, from the coding sequence ATGGTTGAGCTCCCCAAAGTCCTATCCCCTAGACTGGTTCTAAAGCTCCTCAAAGCAGAGAAAAACCCCAATTCGGCGCTCGCTCTGTTCGATTCGGCGTCTCAGCATCCTGGTTATGCTCATTCACCATTCGTGTTCCAACACATTCTCCGGCGACTTATTGATCCGAAGCTCGTTGTTCACGTTGGTCGGATTGTCGAGCTGATACAAGCTCAGAGATGCATCTGCTCCGAAGATGTTGCGCTGACGGCTATCAAAGCATATACTAAGTGTTCGATGCCCGATGATGCTCTGCATTTGTTTCAGCGAATGGTAGACATTTTTGGGTGTAAACCGGGAATTAGGTCATATAATTCTATGCTTAATGCGTTCATTGAATCTAATCAATGGAGCCGTGCTGAACTGTTTTTCACATACTTTCAGACGGTGGGCATGTCGCCCAATCTGCaaacatataatattttgatcaAGATATCGTGCAAGAAGAAGCAATTTGAGAAGGCGAAGAGGTTGTTGAATTGGATATCGGAGAAGGGTTTGAGCCCAAATGTTTTCAGCTATGGTACTTTAATTAATGCACTTGCTAAGAGTGGTAACCTATCGGATGCCCTGAACCTGTTCGATGAAATGTCTGAGAGAGGGGTGAACCCTGATGTTATGTGTTATAATATTCTGATTGATGGGTTTTTCAGGAAAGGAGATTTCGTGAAGGCTAGTGAGGTTTGGGAGAGATTACTGAGGGAATCTTCAGTTTATCCGAGTGTGGCGACATATAACATTATGATTAATGGTTTATGTAAGCTGGGGAAGTTCGATGAGAGTATGGAGATATGGAAtagaatgaagaagaacaaaaggtCACTTGACTTATTTACTTATTGCTCTATGATCCATGGCTTGAGCAAAGCAGGAAACTTCGATGCTGCTGAGAGAGTTTTTCAGGAGATGGTTGACGTTGGGTTATCCCCTGATGTGACAACATATAATACAATGCTAAGTGCTCTATTTCAAGCCGGTAAGCTAAGTAAATGCTTTGAGTTATGGGAGCTTATGAGTAAGAATAACTGTTGCAATATTGTCAGCTATAACATATTCATTCAAGGGTTGTTTGGCAACAAGAAAGTGGAAGAAGCGATTTGTAACTGGCAGCTCTTACATGAGAGAGGCTTTACTGCAGATTCAACTACTTATGGACTGTTGATTCACGGGTTGTGTAAAAATGGATACTTGAATAAGGCTTTAAGGATATTAAAAGAAGCAGAAAATGAGGGAGCTGATTTGGATATATTTGCGTACTCCTCGATGATCGATGGGTTATGCAAAGAAGCGAGGTTGGATCAAGCGGTCGAGCTGGTTCATCAGATGAACACACATAAACATAAACTGAATTCTTATGTCTTCAATTCACTGATTAATGGATATGTCCGAGCTTCTAAGCTTGAGGAggctatttttcttttaagggaAATGAGCAAGAAAGGCTGTTCTCCTACTGTGGTCTCCTACAACACTCTTATCAATGGACTATGCAAGGCAGAAAGATTTAGCGATGCATATCTTTTTCTGAAGGAGATGCTGGAAAAGGGTTTGAAGCCTGATATGATTACCTATAGCTTATTGATTGATGGCCTTTGTCGAGGAGATAAGCTCGACATGGCACTCAACTTATGGCATCAATGTATCGACAAGGGTCTTAAGCCCGATGTAACCATACACAACATAATAATTCATGGTCTTTGTACGGCCCGGAAAGTCGATGTTGCGCTGAAATTTTTTACTGAAATGGCACAGGTGAACTGTGTTCCTGATCTTGTAACACACAACACCATCATGGAAGGCCTTTACAAGGTCGGAGACTGCGTAGAGGCTTTAAAAATTTGGGACCGTATCTTGGAAGAGGGTCTTCAGCCAGATATTCTTTCTTATAACATTACCTTTAAGGGACTCTGTTCTTGTGCTAGAGTTTCAGATGCCATTGGATTCCTATATGATGCTTTGAAACATGGAGTTCTTCCGACTGCCCCAACATGGGACATTCTTGTAAGAGCTGTTGTTGATGATAGACCTTTAATGGAATATGCTCTTGTTTCAGAGTCTAGGACGTGA
- the LOC111782048 gene encoding pentatricopeptide repeat-containing protein At3g09060-like isoform X2, whose product MVELPKVLSPRLVLKLLKAEKNPNSALALFDSASQHPGYAHSPFVFQHILRRLIDPKLVVHVGRIVELIQAQRCICSEDVALTAIKAYTKCSMPDDALHLFQRMVDIFGCKPGIRSYNSMLNAFIESNQWSRAELFFTYFQTVGMSPNLQTYNILIKISCKKKQFEKAKRLLNWISEKGLSPNVFSYGTLINALAKSGNLSDALNLFDEMSERGVNPDVMCYNILIDGFFRKGDFVKASEVWERLLRESSVYPSVATYNIMINGLCKLGKFDESMEIWNRMKKNKRSLDLFTYCSMIHGLSKAGNFDAAERVFQEMVDVGLSPDVTTYNTMLSALFQAGKLSKCFELWELMSKNNCCNIVSYNIFIQGLFGNKKVEEAICNWQLLHERGFTADSTTYGLLIHGLCKNGYLNKALRILKEAENEGADLDIFAYSSMIDGLCKEARLDQAVELVHQMNTHKHKLNSYVFNSLINGYVRASKLEEAIFLLREMSKKGCSPTVVSYNTLINGLCKAERFSDAYLFLKEMLEKGLKPDMITYSLLIDGLCRGDKLDMALNLWHQCIDKGLKPDVTIHNIIIHGLCTARKVDVALKFFTEMAQVNCVPDLVTHNTIMEGLYKVGDCVEALKIWDRILEEGLQPDILSYNITFKGLCSCARVSDAIGFLYDALKHGVLPTAPTWDILEFFQLP is encoded by the exons ATGGTTGAGCTCCCCAAAGTCCTATCCCCTAGACTGGTTCTAAAGCTCCTCAAAGCAGAGAAAAACCCCAATTCGGCGCTCGCTCTGTTCGATTCGGCGTCTCAGCATCCTGGTTATGCTCATTCACCATTCGTGTTCCAACACATTCTCCGGCGACTTATTGATCCGAAGCTCGTTGTTCACGTTGGTCGGATTGTCGAGCTGATACAAGCTCAGAGATGCATCTGCTCCGAAGATGTTGCGCTGACGGCTATCAAAGCATATACTAAGTGTTCGATGCCCGATGATGCTCTGCATTTGTTTCAGCGAATGGTAGACATTTTTGGGTGTAAACCGGGAATTAGGTCATATAATTCTATGCTTAATGCGTTCATTGAATCTAATCAATGGAGCCGTGCTGAACTGTTTTTCACATACTTTCAGACGGTGGGCATGTCGCCCAATCTGCaaacatataatattttgatcaAGATATCGTGCAAGAAGAAGCAATTTGAGAAGGCGAAGAGGTTGTTGAATTGGATATCGGAGAAGGGTTTGAGCCCAAATGTTTTCAGCTATGGTACTTTAATTAATGCACTTGCTAAGAGTGGTAACCTATCGGATGCCCTGAACCTGTTCGATGAAATGTCTGAGAGAGGGGTGAACCCTGATGTTATGTGTTATAATATTCTGATTGATGGGTTTTTCAGGAAAGGAGATTTCGTGAAGGCTAGTGAGGTTTGGGAGAGATTACTGAGGGAATCTTCAGTTTATCCGAGTGTGGCGACATATAACATTATGATTAATGGTTTATGTAAGCTGGGGAAGTTCGATGAGAGTATGGAGATATGGAAtagaatgaagaagaacaaaaggtCACTTGACTTATTTACTTATTGCTCTATGATCCATGGCTTGAGCAAAGCAGGAAACTTCGATGCTGCTGAGAGAGTTTTTCAGGAGATGGTTGACGTTGGGTTATCCCCTGATGTGACAACATATAATACAATGCTAAGTGCTCTATTTCAAGCCGGTAAGCTAAGTAAATGCTTTGAGTTATGGGAGCTTATGAGTAAGAATAACTGTTGCAATATTGTCAGCTATAACATATTCATTCAAGGGTTGTTTGGCAACAAGAAAGTGGAAGAAGCGATTTGTAACTGGCAGCTCTTACATGAGAGAGGCTTTACTGCAGATTCAACTACTTATGGACTGTTGATTCACGGGTTGTGTAAAAATGGATACTTGAATAAGGCTTTAAGGATATTAAAAGAAGCAGAAAATGAGGGAGCTGATTTGGATATATTTGCGTACTCCTCGATGATCGATGGGTTATGCAAAGAAGCGAGGTTGGATCAAGCGGTCGAGCTGGTTCATCAGATGAACACACATAAACATAAACTGAATTCTTATGTCTTCAATTCACTGATTAATGGATATGTCCGAGCTTCTAAGCTTGAGGAggctatttttcttttaagggaAATGAGCAAGAAAGGCTGTTCTCCTACTGTGGTCTCCTACAACACTCTTATCAATGGACTATGCAAGGCAGAAAGATTTAGCGATGCATATCTTTTTCTGAAGGAGATGCTGGAAAAGGGTTTGAAGCCTGATATGATTACCTATAGCTTATTGATTGATGGCCTTTGTCGAGGAGATAAGCTCGACATGGCACTCAACTTATGGCATCAATGTATCGACAAGGGTCTTAAGCCCGATGTAACCATACACAACATAATAATTCATGGTCTTTGTACGGCCCGGAAAGTCGATGTTGCGCTGAAATTTTTTACTGAAATGGCACAGGTGAACTGTGTTCCTGATCTTGTAACACACAACACCATCATGGAAGGCCTTTACAAGGTCGGAGACTGCGTAGAGGCTTTAAAAATTTGGGACCGTATCTTGGAAGAGGGTCTTCAGCCAGATATTCTTTCTTATAACATTACCTTTAAGGGACTCTGTTCTTGTGCTAGAGTTTCAGATGCCATTGGATTCCTATATGATGCTTTGAAACATGGAGTTCTTCCGACTGCCCCAACATGGGACATTCTT GAATTCTTCCAACTTCCATAA
- the LOC111782049 gene encoding uncharacterized protein LOC111782049, with protein sequence MIIVFKPIQTSFTVHKHTFLYTPKLPNSKTSSFLRFCQSNTSDSSEGDPQKQEILARIAQLQTQKLRLTNFLDEKSADLTQFAEEADAEFEKIGEDAFKEIEDASARIMENIESQMQVFEESVELNRQEIEKNDDMLAKFEGRIEEERNEGLFFKNLRQRKPVDKENAKVEMEKIKELTNETAGSKTRRYIYLAFIGLLVIAIAESFLSSPDWRKVAVLGVVLIAMVFQFSYEQRLSSEMEKTDIKEQPEEKK encoded by the exons atgATAATAGTCTTCAAACCAATTCAAACATCTTTTACAGTCCACAAACATACCTTCTTATATACACCAAAACTTCCCAATTCAAAGACCTCCTCCTTCCTGCGCTTCTGCCAGTCCAACACTTCTGATTCAAGTGAAGGAGACCCTCAAAAGCAGGAGATACTGGCCAGAATAGCTCAGCTTCAAACTCAAAAACTCCGACTCACCAATTTCTTAGACGAAAAATCAGCTGATCTCACTCAGTTTGCTGAAGAGGCCGATGCCGAGTTCGAGAAGATTGGAGAAGATGCCTTCAAAGAGATTGAGGATGCCAGTGCCCGG ATTATGGAGAACATTGAGAGCCAGATGCAGGTCTTTGAGGAGTCTGTAGAGTTAAACAGGcaagaaatagagaaaaatgatGATATGTTGGCTAAATTTGAAGGCCGAATCGAAGAAGAACGAAATGAAGGCCTTTTCTTTAAGAATCTGAGACAGAGAAAGCCTGTAGACAAAGAGAATGCTAAAGTTGAAATGGAGAAGATTAAAGAGCTTACAAATGAAACCGCTGGTTCCAAGACGAGGCGATATATCTACCTTGCATTCATTGGCCTGCTTGTTATAGCGATTGCCGAGTCGTTCCTTTCTTCACCTGATTGGCGAAAAGTTGCAGTTCTTGGGGTAGTTCTTATTGCTATGGTTTTTCAGTTTTCGTATGAACAAAGGTTGTCAtctgaaatggaaaaaacaGACATCAAAGAGCAgcctgaagaaaaaaagtga